ACCTGAGCAGTGGCGAATTTCACTCGGTCGAGGTTCTGTTACGCTGGAGCCATCCGACGATGGGCCAGGTGTCACCCAGTGACTTTATCCCCATGGCCGAAGAATCCGGCATGATCGGCGAGTTGACCAACTGGGTCTTACGTCAGGCCTGCCTGCAGGTTCTTAACTGGCAGGATCAAGGGCTGCCGCCGATCCGAGTGGCAGTGAATGTCTCAGGTCACCAGCTGCAAAGTCATGACATGATCCCGCAACTGACGGCGATTCTGGATGAGACGGGTCTGGATCCTCAATGGCTGGAGATCGAGATTACCGAGTCCGTGCTGATGCAGAATCCTTCGGTCGCCATTGCCACCTTGAAAAAGATCCGCAACCTCGGGATTCACCTTGCTATCGACGACTTCGGCACCGGCTATTCTTCACTGGCCTACCTGAAACGGTTCCCGGTTCACTCTCTCAAGATCGATCGCTCGTTTATCAAAGATGTTGAACAGAGTGAGCGCTATGCGACCATTGCCGCATCGATCATTGAAATGGGCAAATCACTGCAATTAAATGTAATCGCTGAGGGGGTGGAAACATTGGGTCAAATGGCCTTCCTCAAAGAGCAGCAATGCGATGAAATTCAAGGATTTCTTTACAGCATGCCGGTCAATGCCGACGAAATCGTCCGTCTGAAGACCAATCTTCAGGATCAGACCTGTCCGCTGGCTGCGGTCGCGGCCTCCTGATTTAGCCTCCCCGACTTCCGCAAAGGCATTCGACAAAATCACCTCAACATGGCATCCTCAACAGAACTTCCCCCTCATTCCGGATGCCAATCGCGCCATGAACGACAGTTTAAAATCGCACCTGATGGTACTGCTTGCCACCTTTTTGATTGCCGGATCGTTTCTTGCCTCAGCACGGTTAGCTGGCGTCATCAACCCGTTTTCTTTAACCCTGATGCGCTTTGTTGCCTCTTTTGTCTTGCTATTACCGGTGGTTTTGTCACGTCGTCATTGGCGACGCAGTATCTTGCCGATCCTGCCGCGAGCAACGGTCATCAGTTTCTTCTACGCCATGTTTTTTGCGTGTCTGTTTGAGGCGCTAAAAACCACCAGCTCGCTTAATACCGGTACGCTTTACACTCTAGTCCCCTTTATGACGGCCGTGCTTTGCCTGATTTTTATGCGACAACCCATTGGCCGAACGACCTTGCTGATTTATGTTCTCGGGGCAGCGTCCGCCTGCTGGGTTATTTTTGAGGGCCGGATGGATCGCCTGCTGGCCTTCAGTCTCAATCAGGGCGATTGGCTGTTTTTAGGTGGCTGTCTGTTGATCTGCGGTTATTCACTGAGCATGAAACTGCTGTATCGTCCTTCAGATCCGATGCCAACACTCGTTTTCTGTATTTTGTTGACCGGTGCGGGATGGATGGCAATGGCCCTGCTCACCTTGGGTTACCCCTTGGAGTGGTCGGCCATTCATCGCCCTCATTGGGCGGCGATGGCCTATCTTGTTGTCGGCTCGACGTTGATGACGGTTTATCTTTATCAGCGCAGCACCGTCGTTCTCGGGCCACGTCGGGTAATGGCCTATATCTACCTCAGTCCTGCGGCGATAGCGGTCTTGCTCTGGTGGTTCGACAATACGACGATCCCGTTGATTGTCCTTCCCGGTATCATCGTCTGTGGCTTGGCAACCCTGCTGTTACAGCGCGAACCGCATTCCCATAACGCGTTGTAAGCAGATAAAATACGCACGCCCACGCAGTGAACCCAAAGGTTCAACGGCGTGGGCACACATCGTCTTATCCGTTTTACGCTGTTGCTATCGGGCCAGTTTTTTGGCAATTTCCGCCACATGTTTGCCCTGGAAGCGGGCAATGGTCAGTTCATTTTCCGAAGGCTGTCGTGACCCGTCAGAACCGGCCAGAGTTGTCGCTCCGTACGGTGTGCCACCGGTAATTTCATCCATATTGACCAGGCCCGGCTCGGAATAAGGCACGCCAACAACGAGCATCCCATGATGAAACAACGTGGTATGGAAGCTGGTGATGGTTGTCTCTTGGCCACCATGCTGGGTGCCGGTGGAGGCAAACACGCTGCCGACTTTTCCAATCAAGGCGCCTTTTGCCCAAAGTCCTCCGGTTTGATCAAGGAAATTGCGCATTTGTGCCGCCATATTGCCGAAGCGGGTTGGCGTTCCAAAAATAATGGCATCCGCGTCTTCCAAAATATCCGGTGTCGCGACGGGAATGTCGGCAACGGCTTTTTGTGTCTCGGCGCCACCAATTCGCTCGACCGTAGCGTCATCCATCAATTCCGCGACCCGATAGAGCGTCACTTCCGTATCAACAACACCTGAGGCACCTTCGGCAACGGCTTTGGCCATTTGATACACATGCCCATACGTGCTGTAAAAAATAATTTTTATCTTGGTTGCCATGATCGTTACTCCTTTTATTGAAGAAATAAACTCGTTACTGACGGATGAATTCCATATCGATCTGCAATGTGACGTCATCACCGATCATGGCCCCGCCATTATCCAAAACCTGGTTCCACACCATGCCGAAATCTTTACGATTAATCGTTGTCGTTGCCGAAGCGCCCATGCGAGTCATGCCCCAAGGATCATGGATTGGATCACTTGGTCCGGTCACGTTGAAAACAGCGGGCTGACTATGATCACGAATGGTCAAGGTTCCATAAAGCTTCAGGCCCTGATCGGTCTTTTCGATGCTGTTCGACACAAACGTCATGGTCGGATATTTTGCAGCATCGAAAAAGTCACCACTGAGAAGGTGCGCATCCCGCTTGGCCACACCCGTATCGAGAGAGGCCACATCAACGGCGACGCTGATGGACGACGTGGTCACCTTCTCATCATTGAGCGTCAGAGTCCCGGTAATGGTCGGGAACATTCCGGCGACCTCACTGATCATCAGGTGACGAATCCTGAACTGGGCATTAGAGTGATCCGGGTCAACGGCCCAGTCACTGGCAAATGCGCTTGAAACAAAGAGCGCCAATACAATCGAAACAAGCAACATCATTTTTTTCATGACAAACTCCTTTTTATTTATTGGGTTCAGCGTGCGTTGACACACCAACTTTTTTACACAGCAGAGCTAACTGCTCCTGTTCTTCGTCAGTCAGCACGCTGAAACGATCAACAATCCGTTCAAGATGAGCGGGAAAAACACCGGCAATCAGGTTACGGCCCTCTTCGGTCAGATGAACGAGAAAGTAACGACGATCTGATTCCAGCCGACGCCGTTCAACGAGCTGACGTTTTTCCAGATTATCAATCACTGTGGTAATATTGCCGCTGCTTTTGAGTATTTTCTGTCCTAACTCCTTCTGGCACAGGGGACCGAGGTGGTAAAGGGCTTCCAGAACACCAAACTGGCTGATGGACAGCCCGGCACGAAGACGGCCATCCTGCAAAAAGGAAGAGACGGATTCCGCAGCACGCAGCAACTTGATAAAAGCATTCAGTGCGCGTTGTTCCTGTTCTGTACCTTGAAAAGCGGTTGGCATAATTAACTCCATATCGAATAGTTTAATATTAAACTATCATCCTGTGACTGTTTGTCAACCCTGGTTGGCATTTTTCCTGCCAAGGAGGCGAAATCATGCAGCTTGTTTTTTTACATGGTCTGGAGACCGGACCGCATGGCAGTAAGTATCAGGCGCTTAAAGCGATGTTCGGTGAGGTGATTTCTCCGGACTGCGAAGGTGTTTTTGATCCCCAGCAGCGCCTGACTATTATCTGCGACACTCTGCGAAACCACCCCGGCCCGTTTATTGTTGTCGGCTCCAGCGCCGGGGGACTGATGGCGTTGCTGTTGCAGCAGGTCGAACCGCGTGTCGCAGCCCTCGTTCTCTGCGCGCCTGCGTTACATACGGACCACGCCTCTGGATTGAGCGCTAAAGGCCTGCCGCCAACCGTTATCATTCATGGCCGCCAAGATGACGTAGTTCCCATCGACAGTTCACGCCGTTTCGGCGCACCGCTCATTGAAGTTGATGACGACCACCGTCTCAATGCCAGCCTTCCGTTAATGCTTGAGCAGGTCTTTCGCATGAAGTGTCAGCTGCTCTACCCGGAAACCACCGTGCAATCTTAACCGTCACCTTACGATTTCATGACGGAAACAGCCCCTGTTTCCGTCATGGACATTTGCAAAAGGCACTCACCTCAGGCTTTCGTTTCGCTTATCCAAGTCACTCTCGCAAAAAGGCACCACTCATCAGTGCAAACAGGCGCAAATCGGTTAGACTTGAAAACGTCTAGATAAAGACAAGCTTAGCCGCGCTTATCAATGTGCCGTTTTTAATCACCCAGTTTTTTTTACTCATCATCTCCTAACATAAAAACAACATGATAAGCGCTGCTCCAAGTGTGCAATGTGCAGATAGAATGACAGAATGACGATGCCATGGGGACTTCGGTGACAAACCAACCGTTTATCAGTAAAGAGATCAGCTGGTTACTTTTCAACGCCCGCGTACTACAGGAGGCCTCAGACCCACAGGTTCCTCTTCTCGAACGCCTGACCTTTCTGGGTATTTTTTCGTCCAACCTGGACGAATTTTTTCGCGTACGCGTGGCAACCCTGCACCGACTCCTCAAGATCCGCAAAAAAGCCATCTCGCTGATCGGCCAGGACCCGAAAAAAATTCTCGACGATATTCAGTCCATGGTGCTTAAACAGACTGATGAATTTGAACGCCTCTACGATGAAATCGTCGAATTACTCGCGCAGGGTGAAGTCTTTATGCGCGATGAAACGGAACTGGATGACGCACAAAAGACCTTTGTCATGGAATATTTTCACGACAAGGTCCGCCCGTTTCTCGTACCGTTGATGCTTAATCGCAAGACCGAGCCGTTTGTCAAAGACCACCTCATTTACCTTGCAGTGACACTGCAGAAAAGCAGCGATGCCGCCACGGATTATGCATTGATCCAGGTCCCGGCGGATAAAGTCTCCCGATTTTTGCTGTTACCCTCCAAAAACGGCAAGGTGGAGCTCATCCTGCTTGACGACATCATCCGGCTGGGACTTGCCGATATCTTCTGTTATTTCGACTATGACACGTTCAGCGCCTTTACCGTCAAAATGACTCGTGATTCCGAGCTGGATGTTGATGATGAATTGTTTAAAACCTTTCCCCAAAAAATTCAAGACGGCCTGACCCGACGCAAATCCGGGGTGCCGGTGCGCTTCGTCTATGACCGCAGTATGCCGGAGCAATGTCTCGAACAATTGCGCAAAAACCTCGATATTGTCGATATCGACACCTGTATCCCCGGTGGCCGCTATCACAACTTCAAGGACTTCATGGGCTTTCCCAAGCTCAACCGTCCTGAATTTTACTATCCGGGCAATTTTGAGCCGCAAAACCACCCCTGGCTGCTGCCGAACCGGTCCATGATGGACCAGATCCGGCAGCGAGAGGTCTTGCTCTATTTCCCCTATCACAGTTTTGGACACATGATCGACCTGTTGCGCGAAGCCGCCATCGATCCACGTGTCACGACCATTCGCATGACCGTATATCGCCTGGCCAAAAACAGTCAGATCGTCAACGCCCTGGTCAACGCGGCACAAAACGGCAAAAAAGTGTTCGTTGTCGTTGAGTTGCAGGCCCGCTTTGACGAAGAAGCCAACCTGTCCTGGTCCAGCCTGTTGCGGGAAGACGGTGTTCAGGTGGTTCACGGTCTCCCCGGACTTAAAGTCCACGCCAAGTTGTGTCTGATCACCCGTCACGAAGGCAGCAAAAAAATTCGCTACGCCTGTGTCGGCACCGGCAATTTCCATGAGGGCACGGCCAAACTCTACACGGACCACATGTTGATGACGTCAAATCCGCACCTGACCGGAGAGGTGCATAAGGTGTTTGAGTTTTTCACCAACAAATACCGCATCCCTATTTTCCGCCATCTGGTTGTGTCGCCGTTCCAGACACGCAACAAGCTGACACGTCTGATCAACACAGAAATTCGCAACGCCAAAGCGGGCAAACCGGCCTGGATTGACATCAAGATCAACAATCTTTCGGATCAGGACGTAGCCAAGCTGCTGTACAAGGCCAGTAATGCTGGAGTCAAAATCCGCATCATCGCCAGAAGCATGTTCTCTCTGGTCCCGGGCATTGAAAAATACAGTGAAAACATTCAGGCGATCAGCATTGTTGATCGTTTTCTCGAGCATTCCCGCTTTTTTATTTTCTGCAACGACAATGATCCCAAACATTTTATCTCCTCCGGCGATTGGCTGCCACGCAACTTTGATCGCCGCGTCGAGGTCGCCGCGCCGATTTACGATCCCCAACTTTGTCAACAACTACGCGACTGTTTTGACCTACAATGGGCGGACAACTGTAAAGCACGGGTGTGGGATGCTAAAATGAAGAACCAGTTCCGCAAACGGACCAAGAGTCAACCGATCATCCGTTCGCAAATGGCCCTGATCGACCATCTGCAAAAGATTATTCCCCCAGTAGATTCCTAGGAGGGTACGTGGGCGTCGAAATTGAACGAAAATTTCTTGTAGTTGGAGACGCCTGGCGGCAACAGGCAGAGAGTCGAGCGCACTTCAGCCAGGGCTACCTAACAACCCTGCCCGGTCGATCCGTTCGTGTTCGTGTGGCCGACACGAATGCCTGGCTAACCATTAAAGGACCGACCATTGGTGCAACGCGTAGCGAATTTGAATACATGATTCCCGTTGAAGACGCACTGGAAATGCTTGACACCCTCTGCCAACGCCCTTTGATCGAAAAATGGCGGTACCTGATCAAAAAAGACGGCCTCACCTGGGAAGTCGATGAATTTCTCGGCGAAAACCAGGGGCTGATCCTCGCTGAAATTGAACTCGAAACCGAGCAGCAGTCGTTTAGTCAACCAGACTGGCTGGGTGAAGAGGTCACTGAAGATCCGCGCTATTTCAACGCCAGCCTCAGCGTGACCCCTTATTCGACCTGGGAGAAACGCTGATGTCTCAGCCGACTAAGAAACTGACGCTTATCCGTCACGCCAAATCAAGTTGGGATGATACCGACCTCAAGGATATTGACCGCCCCTTGACCCGTCGTGGAGAAAAAGACGCTGCACGAGTCGGCCGGTGGCTTAAAGATCAACAGTGGCGCCCGGATGC
This is a stretch of genomic DNA from uncultured Desulfuromonas sp.. It encodes these proteins:
- the wrbA gene encoding NAD(P)H:quinone oxidoreductase → MATKIKIIFYSTYGHVYQMAKAVAEGASGVVDTEVTLYRVAELMDDATVERIGGAETQKAVADIPVATPDILEDADAIIFGTPTRFGNMAAQMRNFLDQTGGLWAKGALIGKVGSVFASTGTQHGGQETTITSFHTTLFHHGMLVVGVPYSEPGLVNMDEITGGTPYGATTLAGSDGSRQPSENELTIARFQGKHVAEIAKKLAR
- the ppk1 gene encoding polyphosphate kinase 1, whose protein sequence is MTNQPFISKEISWLLFNARVLQEASDPQVPLLERLTFLGIFSSNLDEFFRVRVATLHRLLKIRKKAISLIGQDPKKILDDIQSMVLKQTDEFERLYDEIVELLAQGEVFMRDETELDDAQKTFVMEYFHDKVRPFLVPLMLNRKTEPFVKDHLIYLAVTLQKSSDAATDYALIQVPADKVSRFLLLPSKNGKVELILLDDIIRLGLADIFCYFDYDTFSAFTVKMTRDSELDVDDELFKTFPQKIQDGLTRRKSGVPVRFVYDRSMPEQCLEQLRKNLDIVDIDTCIPGGRYHNFKDFMGFPKLNRPEFYYPGNFEPQNHPWLLPNRSMMDQIRQREVLLYFPYHSFGHMIDLLREAAIDPRVTTIRMTVYRLAKNSQIVNALVNAAQNGKKVFVVVELQARFDEEANLSWSSLLREDGVQVVHGLPGLKVHAKLCLITRHEGSKKIRYACVGTGNFHEGTAKLYTDHMLMTSNPHLTGEVHKVFEFFTNKYRIPIFRHLVVSPFQTRNKLTRLINTEIRNAKAGKPAWIDIKINNLSDQDVAKLLYKASNAGVKIRIIARSMFSLVPGIEKYSENIQAISIVDRFLEHSRFFIFCNDNDPKHFISSGDWLPRNFDRRVEVAAPIYDPQLCQQLRDCFDLQWADNCKARVWDAKMKNQFRKRTKSQPIIRSQMALIDHLQKIIPPVDS
- a CDS encoding DMT family transporter, with translation MNDSLKSHLMVLLATFLIAGSFLASARLAGVINPFSLTLMRFVASFVLLLPVVLSRRHWRRSILPILPRATVISFFYAMFFACLFEALKTTSSLNTGTLYTLVPFMTAVLCLIFMRQPIGRTTLLIYVLGAASACWVIFEGRMDRLLAFSLNQGDWLFLGGCLLICGYSLSMKLLYRPSDPMPTLVFCILLTGAGWMAMALLTLGYPLEWSAIHRPHWAAMAYLVVGSTLMTVYLYQRSTVVLGPRRVMAYIYLSPAAIAVLLWWFDNTTIPLIVLPGIIVCGLATLLLQREPHSHNAL
- a CDS encoding CYTH domain-containing protein translates to MGVEIERKFLVVGDAWRQQAESRAHFSQGYLTTLPGRSVRVRVADTNAWLTIKGPTIGATRSEFEYMIPVEDALEMLDTLCQRPLIEKWRYLIKKDGLTWEVDEFLGENQGLILAEIELETEQQSFSQPDWLGEEVTEDPRYFNASLSVTPYSTWEKR
- a CDS encoding MarR family transcriptional regulator, giving the protein MPTAFQGTEQEQRALNAFIKLLRAAESVSSFLQDGRLRAGLSISQFGVLEALYHLGPLCQKELGQKILKSSGNITTVIDNLEKRQLVERRRLESDRRYFLVHLTEEGRNLIAGVFPAHLERIVDRFSVLTDEEQEQLALLCKKVGVSTHAEPNK
- a CDS encoding YceI family protein, which gives rise to MKKMMLLVSIVLALFVSSAFASDWAVDPDHSNAQFRIRHLMISEVAGMFPTITGTLTLNDEKVTTSSISVAVDVASLDTGVAKRDAHLLSGDFFDAAKYPTMTFVSNSIEKTDQGLKLYGTLTIRDHSQPAVFNVTGPSDPIHDPWGMTRMGASATTTINRKDFGMVWNQVLDNGGAMIGDDVTLQIDMEFIRQ
- a CDS encoding alpha/beta fold hydrolase, which encodes MQLVFLHGLETGPHGSKYQALKAMFGEVISPDCEGVFDPQQRLTIICDTLRNHPGPFIVVGSSAGGLMALLLQQVEPRVAALVLCAPALHTDHASGLSAKGLPPTVIIHGRQDDVVPIDSSRRFGAPLIEVDDDHRLNASLPLMLEQVFRMKCQLLYPETTVQS